One segment of Anatilimnocola aggregata DNA contains the following:
- a CDS encoding ABC-F family ATP-binding cassette domain-containing protein — protein MILLTVHDIVKHYGPEPVLDGVTFDLRPGERASLVGPNGAGKTTLMQIIAGQSEPHSGSVVIHPSARIGYLEQQPEFPVGRTVWQEASSALDELLNLSKEAERIATAMATEQEPAARRKLEQQFDFIQHQLHRHDVYQADRRIEQILQGLGFGPASYHQPVDQLSGGQQNRLLLAKLLLADPDLLLLDEPSNHLDIDATEWLENYLTATDQAMLVVSHDRYFLDRVTNRTIELYQGTVESYPGNFTQYKRLKGERLEVQRKTFEKQQEEIARMEDFIRKNHYGVLATQAEDRRKKLERIERVPPPREIKSPAMSFPPAARSGDIVLRVEKLSKAYDRQLFKDLTFDVLRGEKWGILGPNGTGKTTLLRCILGQIPADSGRAVLGSQVKLGYFDQHLSSVPADAEVADAVRPDHKEFMIQARRDLLARFGITGDTVLQKVSSLSGGERNRTALAKLAALDVNVLMLDEPTNHLDLWARDALEKALKEFDGTVIFVSHDRYFLNQVADKLLIVQPDRFRVIEGNYDTYLHLVKQGFAQDARAGVAAEKKREATTASQVAQTKERESRRKRKFPYRKPADIEADIHVQEARQEELLLTFTQPDVLRDGERVKQIQTELSALEESLPKLYEHWEEALEMNQ, from the coding sequence ATGATTCTGTTGACCGTTCACGACATTGTGAAGCATTACGGCCCCGAACCGGTCCTGGATGGCGTGACGTTTGACTTGCGGCCAGGCGAACGGGCATCGCTGGTTGGTCCCAACGGGGCCGGCAAGACCACGCTGATGCAGATCATCGCCGGGCAGAGCGAGCCGCACTCGGGATCGGTGGTGATTCACCCCTCTGCGCGAATCGGCTATTTAGAACAGCAGCCCGAGTTTCCCGTTGGCCGCACAGTTTGGCAGGAAGCGAGCAGTGCGCTCGACGAGTTGCTGAACCTGTCGAAAGAGGCCGAGCGAATTGCAACGGCAATGGCCACCGAACAAGAGCCCGCTGCGCGGCGCAAGCTTGAACAGCAGTTCGACTTTATCCAGCACCAGTTGCACCGGCACGATGTTTATCAGGCCGATCGCCGCATCGAACAGATTCTCCAAGGGCTGGGGTTTGGTCCTGCCAGTTATCATCAACCCGTCGATCAACTATCGGGAGGGCAGCAGAATCGCCTCTTGCTCGCAAAACTGCTGCTGGCCGATCCCGATCTGCTTCTGCTGGATGAACCTTCGAACCACTTGGATATCGACGCGACGGAATGGCTGGAAAACTATCTCACAGCTACCGACCAAGCGATGCTGGTGGTCAGTCACGATCGCTACTTTCTCGACCGGGTGACGAATCGGACCATCGAACTTTATCAAGGTACCGTTGAATCATACCCCGGCAACTTCACGCAGTACAAACGGCTGAAAGGGGAACGCCTGGAAGTGCAGCGGAAGACATTCGAGAAGCAGCAGGAAGAAATCGCGCGGATGGAAGATTTCATCCGCAAGAATCATTACGGAGTGCTGGCCACACAAGCTGAAGATCGCCGGAAGAAACTGGAACGGATCGAACGCGTACCGCCACCGCGCGAAATCAAATCGCCAGCGATGAGTTTTCCCCCGGCTGCACGCTCGGGCGATATCGTACTACGTGTCGAAAAACTGAGCAAAGCTTACGACCGGCAACTGTTCAAAGACCTGACGTTCGACGTGCTGCGCGGCGAGAAGTGGGGAATCCTCGGGCCGAATGGAACCGGCAAGACGACGCTCCTGCGCTGCATCTTGGGGCAGATCCCGGCCGATAGTGGCCGCGCGGTCCTTGGCAGCCAGGTGAAGCTTGGCTATTTCGATCAGCACTTGAGCAGCGTACCGGCCGATGCCGAAGTGGCCGATGCCGTTCGTCCCGATCACAAAGAATTCATGATTCAGGCGCGGCGCGACTTGCTCGCGCGGTTCGGCATTACGGGCGATACGGTGCTGCAGAAGGTTTCTAGCCTGAGCGGCGGCGAACGAAACCGCACGGCACTGGCGAAACTGGCGGCCCTTGATGTGAACGTACTGATGCTCGACGAGCCGACGAACCATCTCGACCTGTGGGCCCGCGATGCGTTGGAAAAGGCCTTGAAGGAGTTCGATGGCACGGTGATCTTTGTCAGCCACGACCGTTATTTTCTTAACCAGGTGGCCGACAAGTTGCTGATCGTGCAGCCCGATCGTTTTCGCGTGATCGAGGGAAACTACGACACATACTTGCATCTGGTGAAACAAGGCTTTGCGCAAGATGCCCGGGCTGGGGTCGCTGCTGAGAAGAAGCGCGAAGCAACCACAGCCAGCCAGGTCGCCCAGACGAAAGAACGGGAAAGCCGTCGCAAGCGGAAGTTTCCGTATCGCAAGCCGGCCGACATCGAAGCTGACATTCACGTGCAGGAAGCCCGTCAGGAAGAATTGCTGCTAACTTTCACGCAGCCCGATGTGCTCCGCGACGGCGAGCGAGTCAAGCAGATTCAAACCGAACTCAGCGCGCTGGAAGAATCGTTGCCCAAGCTGTACGAGCATTGGGAAGAAGCGCTCGAGATGAATCAGTAA
- a CDS encoding cysteine peptidase family C39 domain-containing protein, which yields MSDLGWGSLMIAVAAVAVFLLSARVTQRVSPRVSEVAGCVIMGLLFYYIYELWYDVRISRWLPYSNLILVGNWLPLLAAALAAIVWHRPASSYARRMACVVGLASAAAYSFVYPLLGSAPACGNRWDSLGTCLQTTQQTCSPASAATLLKQYGIPATEQEMAELCLTRHGTSWQGLYRGLKLKTAGTPYDVEVVHCSDSQLRQLADRPLILSVGLSRGARSDSDYTREFGWQPGVNHSVVLLRFDSSGNAVIADPSLEMCREHWPSDMLHTLWRGYAFRLVERGEPAANQTLARY from the coding sequence ATGTCGGATCTTGGGTGGGGATCGCTGATGATCGCAGTAGCTGCGGTCGCGGTGTTTCTGCTCAGTGCCCGCGTCACCCAGCGAGTTTCGCCCCGCGTTAGTGAAGTAGCGGGCTGCGTGATCATGGGCCTCCTTTTTTACTACATCTACGAGTTGTGGTACGACGTCCGGATCTCTCGTTGGCTCCCCTACTCGAACTTGATTCTCGTGGGCAATTGGCTACCGCTGCTGGCGGCGGCCCTGGCGGCCATCGTTTGGCATCGCCCGGCAAGCTCTTACGCGCGGCGAATGGCTTGCGTCGTCGGATTGGCCTCCGCCGCCGCGTATAGCTTTGTTTATCCTCTGCTTGGCAGCGCGCCCGCATGCGGCAACCGCTGGGACAGCCTCGGCACCTGTTTGCAAACGACCCAGCAGACTTGCTCGCCAGCCAGTGCCGCCACCTTACTGAAGCAGTATGGGATTCCCGCCACCGAGCAAGAGATGGCAGAACTGTGTCTCACCCGTCACGGAACGAGCTGGCAAGGCCTCTATCGCGGGTTGAAACTGAAGACTGCAGGCACTCCCTATGATGTGGAAGTCGTGCACTGTAGCGATTCACAACTTCGTCAGTTGGCCGATCGACCGCTGATTCTCAGCGTCGGTCTGTCGCGGGGCGCACGCTCCGATTCGGACTACACCCGCGAATTTGGTTGGCAACCGGGCGTGAATCACTCCGTCGTCCTGCTGCGGTTCGACTCCAGCGGCAATGCAGTCATCGCCGATCCTTCGCTCGAAATGTGCCGCGAACACTGGCCGAGCGACATGCTCCACACGCTTTGGCGGGGCTATGCCTTCCGCTTAGTAGAGCGAGGCGAACCGGCAGCGAACCAGACTCTCGCCCGTTACTGA
- a CDS encoding secretin N-terminal domain-containing protein, with translation MASSTRFAAWVLASWLVVGSLASVVAADGTFVGVLALASDPAVAKELGLSEEVLKQLTDLVGKREDEAGPLVLEIKDLPAADKEARLAPFVAESEKQGLALLTAEQQTKLQQIRIQRAGMKGLLEKSIADQVGVSERQKMQFNILHQLFLRDTAAFPEQEKAKASIELEKKMLALLDKDQRTKWEALTGRVLPDLTPTAPTTPLPGTAVAGTPAAGTSAAPTNPPTGVPTNSSVRIPSTGLKAADGDVKLKFQFRYAPWKEVIEWFAEQSDFSLVSDIYPTGTFNYSDTRAYTPAQALDLLNSVLLTKGYRLIRKERMLFLLNSEDELPDTFAPRILESELEKRGDFEIVQCLFQLTKITAEEAEAEIKKLIGVHGKIVVLSKARQLVITEAVGTLRLIRNAIQSIENPAVPKDEDVTVIKLENIRPSEFLALANPLLGIPANVNAAPDGSLRFSVDELGMRILATGKPERIEKVKEIQKLVDIASGTLGEGTPLEQPQLVIYSVQKADPAAVLQVLQTLLAGLADVRLTVDPKTGNLVALCRPSQHATIRATLEEMQRDATMVEVIKLRRTDPQAAVLQINKLFGGDGDKPAANAPKVEADTINMQLLIRANAPQVAQIRELLQKMGEVGGNDVVEMGERKTYRTIPLTGRSARTAIEQLEMIWPTMHKNKIRVITPASKSLPNELKDNFGPPSANEYPPGPVGPVPPPKPEATTLPDQTRRAPAAPKADQPAILNPDVKDRTTRQEYRDLKLQFVSQPLPAADAEKKPAEQPAEAQPAEAAEAPKGPVSKPGAEVVITLTPNGILITSEDLDALDELEELLRQVADSQGVGGKELAIYYLKYSKAQVAATLLQEILSGGGSSGGDSGGGGSLMGDLASSMMGDMGGGLLGGLLGMGGGGSSGGSAPLTAGSATITADIRLNALIVQATSRDHEKIEELLELLDKPSGPEAVQTVAAPRFIPVYNSTADQIAVVVKQVYSGRMTADAGANQQRQPSPEDFVRALRGGGGGGRGGRGAAQENKGEEQKMTVGVDTRTNSLIVSAPDYLFEEVKALVKQLDTAELASDQTVRVVSLRGSNADVITRSLAQVYGESITSSKTTTSGTPTGRPSGSSSSGQRTGGSRTGGQNNQPQQQAPQVSNQIRQQMQMFNALQGGGRGGGGGGFGGGGSRGGGGGGFGGGSGGRGGR, from the coding sequence ATGGCATCGTCCACCCGTTTTGCTGCTTGGGTGCTCGCCAGTTGGCTGGTTGTTGGTTCGCTGGCCTCGGTGGTCGCCGCCGATGGTACGTTCGTGGGCGTGCTGGCCTTGGCTTCTGATCCAGCTGTTGCCAAAGAACTGGGGCTGAGCGAAGAAGTGCTCAAGCAACTGACTGACCTTGTTGGCAAGCGCGAGGACGAGGCCGGTCCGTTGGTGCTCGAAATCAAAGACCTCCCCGCAGCGGACAAAGAAGCCCGCCTGGCTCCGTTTGTGGCCGAATCTGAAAAGCAGGGTCTCGCCCTCCTCACTGCCGAGCAACAAACCAAGTTGCAACAAATCCGCATTCAGCGGGCGGGCATGAAAGGTCTGCTGGAAAAGTCGATCGCCGACCAGGTGGGCGTCTCCGAACGACAGAAAATGCAGTTCAACATTCTGCATCAACTCTTTCTGCGCGATACGGCCGCCTTTCCCGAACAAGAGAAAGCCAAAGCCAGCATCGAACTCGAAAAGAAGATGCTCGCCTTGCTCGATAAAGACCAACGAACAAAATGGGAAGCGCTCACGGGAAGAGTCTTGCCAGATTTGACTCCAACTGCACCAACCACACCACTGCCGGGAACCGCCGTGGCTGGCACTCCTGCTGCCGGCACATCGGCCGCACCGACAAATCCCCCAACTGGCGTTCCCACCAATTCCAGCGTACGCATTCCCAGCACCGGGCTGAAGGCCGCCGATGGCGATGTGAAATTGAAGTTCCAGTTTCGTTATGCACCCTGGAAAGAAGTGATTGAGTGGTTCGCCGAGCAGTCCGATTTTTCGCTCGTCTCCGATATCTACCCGACCGGCACTTTCAACTACTCCGATACGCGGGCCTATACTCCGGCGCAGGCCCTCGACCTGCTGAATAGCGTCCTCCTGACCAAGGGATATCGCTTGATTCGCAAAGAGCGGATGTTGTTCCTGCTCAACTCCGAGGATGAACTGCCCGATACATTCGCCCCGCGCATTCTGGAGTCGGAACTCGAAAAGCGTGGCGATTTCGAGATCGTGCAGTGCCTCTTTCAACTGACCAAGATTACTGCGGAAGAGGCCGAGGCCGAAATCAAGAAACTGATCGGTGTGCATGGCAAGATTGTCGTATTGTCGAAAGCGCGCCAACTGGTAATTACTGAAGCGGTCGGCACGCTGCGGTTGATTCGCAACGCGATTCAATCCATTGAAAATCCCGCCGTCCCCAAAGATGAAGACGTGACGGTAATCAAGCTCGAGAATATTCGCCCCAGCGAGTTTCTCGCGCTGGCAAATCCTCTGCTCGGCATTCCAGCCAATGTGAATGCGGCACCGGACGGCAGCCTGCGATTCTCGGTCGATGAACTGGGGATGCGAATTCTCGCCACCGGCAAGCCCGAACGAATCGAGAAGGTGAAAGAGATTCAGAAGCTGGTCGACATAGCTTCGGGCACACTCGGCGAAGGTACTCCGCTCGAACAGCCCCAATTAGTGATTTATAGCGTGCAGAAGGCCGACCCAGCTGCCGTACTGCAGGTGCTGCAAACCCTGCTGGCCGGACTTGCCGATGTCCGCCTGACGGTTGACCCCAAGACGGGCAACCTCGTCGCTCTCTGTCGCCCGTCGCAACATGCCACCATTCGCGCGACGCTCGAAGAAATGCAGCGCGACGCCACGATGGTTGAAGTGATCAAACTGCGACGAACCGATCCGCAAGCGGCCGTGCTGCAAATCAACAAGCTGTTTGGTGGCGACGGCGACAAGCCTGCCGCCAACGCGCCCAAGGTCGAAGCCGACACGATCAACATGCAACTGCTGATTCGGGCCAACGCACCGCAGGTGGCCCAGATTCGTGAACTGTTGCAGAAGATGGGCGAAGTCGGCGGCAACGACGTGGTCGAGATGGGGGAGCGGAAGACCTATCGCACGATTCCCCTCACGGGTCGATCGGCGCGCACGGCGATCGAACAACTCGAAATGATCTGGCCCACGATGCACAAGAACAAGATTCGCGTCATCACCCCTGCCAGCAAGAGCCTGCCAAATGAACTGAAAGACAACTTCGGCCCGCCATCCGCGAACGAGTATCCTCCTGGGCCCGTTGGTCCTGTTCCTCCTCCCAAGCCCGAAGCCACCACGTTGCCCGATCAGACGCGGCGCGCACCTGCTGCACCAAAAGCCGACCAGCCCGCCATCTTGAACCCCGATGTGAAGGATCGGACGACCCGGCAGGAATATCGCGACCTGAAGTTGCAATTTGTCAGCCAGCCGTTGCCGGCCGCCGATGCCGAGAAAAAGCCCGCTGAGCAACCGGCGGAAGCCCAGCCCGCCGAAGCAGCTGAAGCTCCGAAGGGTCCGGTCTCCAAGCCGGGTGCCGAGGTGGTGATTACGCTCACCCCGAACGGCATCCTCATTACCTCCGAAGATCTCGACGCGCTCGATGAACTGGAAGAACTGCTGCGGCAAGTGGCCGATAGTCAGGGAGTAGGCGGCAAAGAGTTGGCCATCTACTATCTCAAGTATTCGAAGGCTCAAGTTGCAGCCACGCTGCTGCAAGAGATTCTGAGTGGCGGTGGCAGTTCGGGCGGCGATAGTGGTGGCGGTGGCAGCCTGATGGGTGATTTGGCTTCGAGCATGATGGGCGATATGGGTGGTGGTTTGCTGGGCGGCTTGCTCGGCATGGGTGGCGGCGGCAGTAGTGGCGGCAGTGCCCCGCTAACCGCCGGCAGCGCGACCATTACCGCTGATATTCGTTTGAACGCCCTCATTGTGCAGGCCACATCGCGCGATCACGAGAAAATCGAAGAACTGCTGGAACTGCTCGATAAGCCCTCTGGTCCCGAAGCCGTGCAAACCGTGGCAGCGCCGCGGTTCATTCCCGTTTACAACTCGACTGCCGATCAGATCGCAGTGGTCGTCAAGCAGGTCTACTCCGGTCGGATGACTGCCGATGCTGGCGCCAATCAACAGCGGCAACCATCGCCCGAAGACTTCGTTCGCGCTCTCCGCGGTGGTGGCGGCGGCGGTCGTGGCGGACGCGGCGCAGCTCAGGAGAACAAGGGTGAAGAACAAAAGATGACGGTCGGGGTCGACACCCGCACCAATTCGCTGATTGTCTCTGCTCCCGACTATCTGTTCGAAGAAGTAAAAGCCCTCGTCAAGCAACTCGATACCGCTGAGTTGGCCTCCGATCAAACGGTGCGCGTGGTGTCTCTCCGCGGCTCCAATGCCGACGTGATTACCCGTTCGCTCGCGCAGGTCTATGGCGAGTCGATCACCAGTAGCAAGACCACCACCAGCGGCACTCCAACGGGTCGCCCATCTGGCAGTTCAAGCAGTGGGCAGCGTACCGGTGGCTCGCGAACGGGCGGGCAAAACAATCAGCCCCAGCAGCAGGCTCCCCAGGTTTCGAACCAGATTCGCCAGCAAATGCAGATGTTCAATGCCCTGCAGGGCGGTGGTCGCGGCGGCGGTGGTGGTGGTTTTGGTGGCGGCGGAAGCCGAGGCGGCGGCGGTGGTGGTTTTGGTGGCGGCTCCGGTGGCCGCGGCGGACGATAG
- a CDS encoding DUF1570 domain-containing protein produces MKSARTSTQTAVIAAALGLLASFGSEAGSGFWFGEGALFCAGCAAADWPAPTKIQPREMGIDLPGGAVVKGKGEIVTTLDQASRPAVAKVYVTVGDNAILLMPDGQLLPRKKGEFSPSDRKFEPLDKKALGEALVRDEFAGFKIKPTNHYVCIYNTSEEFALATSRILETMLPGVILHGKAQQIEVKEPTLPLVVVMFRSEEEFQKYQRMPAGVVAYYHTLSNRVFMYEKSDFAQQRPDLAVQQAFATIAHEGAHQILHNIGVQQRLSLWPMWLSEGLAEYFAPTAPGERLRWKGAGQVNDLRMFELEQYIKSRAAEKPNGQLIEHTTQAARLTSTGYATAWSLTHYLAKNKRVEFNAYVKRMSQLGPFEATGPIVEPGLVRQNLATFQLQFGEDLPEQENRLVLHLKKQNYTDPFANYVHFVATIKALDGRRPVRQVNTFHAPNLAEKWVRDAVQLLPAGARPSAETSVRAFPNRPTAEAWARQWVGGK; encoded by the coding sequence ATGAAATCCGCTCGAACCAGTACGCAGACCGCCGTCATCGCCGCGGCTTTGGGCCTGTTGGCCAGCTTCGGGTCTGAAGCCGGTTCCGGTTTCTGGTTTGGGGAGGGTGCCCTGTTTTGTGCCGGTTGTGCCGCTGCCGACTGGCCCGCGCCGACCAAAATCCAACCGCGCGAAATGGGGATCGACCTGCCGGGCGGCGCTGTGGTGAAAGGGAAGGGGGAAATCGTCACCACCCTCGATCAGGCTTCGCGGCCGGCGGTGGCCAAGGTTTATGTCACGGTTGGAGACAACGCCATTCTGCTAATGCCCGATGGTCAACTCCTGCCGCGCAAGAAAGGTGAGTTCTCGCCCAGCGATCGTAAATTCGAACCGCTGGACAAGAAAGCGCTCGGCGAGGCTTTGGTTCGCGATGAGTTCGCCGGCTTCAAGATCAAGCCGACCAATCACTACGTATGCATCTACAACACCAGCGAGGAGTTTGCACTCGCGACCAGTCGCATTCTGGAAACGATGCTGCCGGGGGTAATTCTGCACGGCAAGGCCCAGCAAATTGAAGTCAAAGAGCCCACGCTGCCGCTGGTGGTGGTGATGTTTCGTTCGGAGGAAGAGTTCCAGAAGTATCAGCGAATGCCCGCAGGCGTCGTGGCCTATTATCACACGCTCAGCAATCGCGTGTTCATGTATGAGAAGTCGGATTTTGCGCAGCAGCGACCCGATCTGGCCGTACAGCAGGCGTTTGCCACGATAGCGCATGAAGGGGCTCATCAGATTCTGCATAACATCGGCGTGCAGCAACGTTTAAGCCTGTGGCCCATGTGGCTGAGCGAAGGACTGGCCGAGTACTTCGCGCCTACCGCGCCTGGCGAACGGCTCCGCTGGAAAGGTGCCGGGCAGGTGAACGACCTGCGGATGTTCGAACTCGAGCAGTACATCAAGAGTCGAGCCGCCGAAAAGCCCAATGGTCAACTCATCGAACACACGACACAGGCGGCGCGCTTGACCAGCACCGGCTATGCCACGGCGTGGTCTCTAACGCACTATTTGGCAAAGAACAAACGGGTGGAGTTCAACGCCTATGTCAAACGCATGAGCCAATTGGGGCCGTTCGAAGCGACCGGGCCAATCGTCGAGCCCGGACTGGTGCGACAGAATCTGGCGACGTTTCAGTTGCAGTTTGGCGAAGACTTGCCCGAGCAAGAGAATCGCCTGGTGTTGCATTTGAAGAAGCAGAATTACACCGATCCGTTCGCGAATTACGTCCACTTCGTGGCCACGATCAAGGCCCTCGATGGTCGCCGCCCGGTGCGCCAGGTGAATACGTTTCATGCCCCCAATCTCGCCGAAAAGTGGGTGCGAGACGCCGTGCAGCTATTGCCGGCGGGGGCCCGCCCGAGTGCTGAAACTTCGGTACGGGCGTTCCCAAATCGACCCACCGCCGAGGCCTGGGCTCGGCAGTGGGTCGGTGGCAAATAA